A single region of the Streptococcus sanguinis genome encodes:
- a CDS encoding methyltransferase domain-containing protein → MKPKLARFAQASALACPLCQQSLAMEESSLKCLNRHSYDIAKFGYVNLAPQVKQTRDYDKTSFQNRKVILEAGFYQHILDELQDLLQTLPEEQTILDVACGEGYYARKIQEKFPNKEIYAFDLSKDSIQLAAKSDQSLAVKWFVGDLAHLPVQDQSIDVLLDIFSPANYHEFQRVLKKEGLIIKVIPTENHLKEIRAKVADQLRQKDYSNQDIAQHFQKHFQILSRKTVESTHALHSEEKTALLQMTPLLFHVEKNLINWERLTHATISAEILIGKLKQEKI, encoded by the coding sequence ATGAAACCAAAACTCGCCCGCTTTGCCCAAGCTTCGGCTCTGGCCTGCCCACTTTGCCAGCAAAGCTTGGCTATGGAAGAAAGCAGCCTCAAGTGTCTTAATCGCCATTCCTACGACATCGCCAAATTCGGTTATGTCAATCTAGCTCCCCAGGTCAAACAAACTAGAGACTATGACAAAACGAGCTTTCAAAATAGAAAAGTCATCTTGGAAGCCGGCTTTTATCAGCATATCCTAGATGAGTTGCAGGATCTGCTGCAGACCCTGCCTGAAGAACAGACCATTCTAGACGTCGCTTGCGGAGAGGGCTACTATGCTCGAAAAATTCAGGAAAAATTCCCCAACAAAGAAATTTACGCCTTTGATTTATCCAAAGATTCTATCCAGTTAGCTGCCAAAAGTGATCAGAGCCTGGCTGTAAAATGGTTCGTAGGTGATTTGGCACACTTGCCTGTTCAGGATCAAAGCATAGATGTCTTGCTGGACATCTTCTCACCAGCTAACTACCATGAATTTCAGCGAGTATTGAAAAAAGAGGGACTTATCATTAAAGTCATCCCAACAGAAAATCATCTGAAGGAAATTAGAGCTAAAGTAGCTGACCAGCTCCGTCAAAAAGATTATTCTAATCAAGATATCGCCCAGCACTTCCAGAAACACTTTCAGATCCTATCTAGAAAGACCGTAGAATCAACCCATGCTCTACATTCTGAGGAGAAAACTGCCCTGCTCCAGATGACTCCTTTACTCTTTCATGTTGAAAAAAATCTAATCAATTGGGAGCGGCTTACACACGCTACTATTTCAGCTGAGATTCTTATCGGAAAACTAAAACAAGAAAAAATCTGA
- a CDS encoding ABC transporter ATP-binding protein encodes MVELNLKNIYKKYPNSDHYSVEDFNLDIKDKEFIVFVGPSGCGKSTTLRMIAGLEDITEGTASIDGTVVNDVAPKDRDIAMVFQNYALYPHMTVYDNMAFGLKLRKYSKEDIEKRVNEAAEILGLKEFLQRKPADLSGGQRQRVAMGRAIVRDAKVFLMDEPLSNLDAKLRVSMRAEIAKIHRRIGATTIYVTHDQTEAMTLADRIVIMSATKNPAGTGTIGRVEQIGTPQEVYNNPVNKFVAGFIGSPAMNFIPVKLEGNEIVAEGLRLTVPEGALKVLREKGYEGKELIFGIRPEDVNAEAAFLETFPNSVVHAKISVSELLGAESHLYCQVGSSEFVARVDSRDYLETGAGIDLGFDLNKAHFFDPETEKTVY; translated from the coding sequence ATGGTCGAATTAAATCTGAAAAATATCTATAAAAAATATCCCAACAGCGACCACTATTCAGTGGAAGACTTCAATCTAGATATCAAGGACAAAGAATTTATCGTCTTTGTCGGTCCTTCTGGTTGCGGAAAATCAACTACGCTGCGTATGATTGCGGGGCTTGAAGACATCACAGAAGGAACTGCCTCTATTGACGGTACAGTGGTTAATGATGTAGCTCCAAAAGACCGTGACATCGCCATGGTCTTCCAGAACTATGCCCTTTATCCGCACATGACTGTCTACGACAACATGGCTTTTGGTCTCAAGCTGCGCAAGTACAGCAAGGAAGATATTGAAAAACGGGTCAATGAAGCAGCAGAAATTCTGGGCTTGAAGGAATTCTTGCAACGTAAGCCAGCCGACTTGTCTGGTGGTCAGCGTCAGCGGGTAGCAATGGGACGCGCTATCGTTCGTGATGCAAAGGTTTTCCTTATGGATGAGCCTTTGTCTAACTTGGATGCTAAGCTGCGTGTTTCTATGCGGGCAGAGATTGCCAAGATTCACCGCCGTATCGGGGCAACAACTATCTATGTCACCCATGACCAGACTGAAGCTATGACTCTGGCTGACCGGATTGTTATCATGTCAGCGACCAAGAATCCTGCTGGAACTGGAACGATTGGACGGGTGGAGCAGATTGGTACACCGCAGGAAGTCTATAACAACCCAGTTAATAAGTTCGTTGCCGGCTTCATCGGTAGCCCAGCTATGAACTTTATCCCAGTTAAACTTGAAGGGAATGAGATTGTCGCAGAAGGTCTGCGCTTGACTGTTCCAGAAGGAGCCCTCAAGGTTCTGCGGGAGAAAGGTTACGAGGGCAAGGAGCTGATCTTCGGTATTCGTCCAGAGGATGTTAATGCAGAAGCTGCTTTCTTGGAAACTTTCCCGAATTCAGTTGTGCATGCCAAAATTTCTGTCTCAGAATTGCTGGGAGCAGAGTCTCATCTCTATTGCCAAGTGGGTTCTAGTGAGTTTGTAGCGCGTGTGGATTCACGGGATTACCTAGAAACTGGTGCAGGTATTGACCTAGGTTTTGACCTCAATAAAGCGCACTTCTTTGATCCAGAGACAGAGAAGACAGTCTATTAA
- a CDS encoding SIALI-17 repeat-containing surface protein — MKRTEKVLRYSIRKSVLGVGSVLICALFLGHGMVAADEEQPVANAVEIPVAASPVNQDLTTVREAANTEVGTFLAEKVTDLGNNPNLSDEELAAAKEEVNQTAAKAQNEIAAAEDKERIDQAKEDGLADINSINPVGKDLLLDEIQNGKAEFDKLVDSSDLLLEEQKKSFQESVRKKAAEAEDAIQKLDVNAATAEQAEVIQEQAVTEEDKFFKFIASSTVDFTLASKLADLEANPNLSEAEKKAVRGEIEQVVETAKKAIEGADSQEVYDRAKETAIAHLAKIHPIGKEQFLKEIQEEKTATIEAVEKSQSLSAEEKAAAKKKIEDAAAIAQKAIAAYNAWVESPDDAEKIQEQVAAEKQGLLKVTTGLKLDLALSDKLADLRSNPNLSDAERATAKAEAEATLADAKTALEKADTEEELERIEEAGIASLNTIHPVGKDLVLDELEEEVDKQIEAIEHHQTLSELDKKQAKEKIRAVLKTVTDAIAQLDDSVDSAEKAEKLQEQIAAEQTKALENLEAIVKNAAKAKTASSIPSDSPQEARPEFSGGVSDSEPTTVTESEYDFSNHGVGTHPDTAPQASAQAEFSGNVSDSEAATVTRPEFSGGVNDSETITATESEYDFSSHGVGTHPDTAPQASAQAEFSGNVSDSEAATVTRPEFTGGVNDSDPTITENNAYDAGVQPSVRSAHPDSAPQMAALPEFTGGVNAADAAVADALPAYQVTSGILPAVDGAKSVQEQSSSAKVTQLAQLKNKEGKSGASVLPHTGQASNALLTVAGVISALGAAGLSFRSRKKEE; from the coding sequence ATGAAAAGAACAGAAAAAGTTTTGCGATATTCTATTCGGAAGTCAGTTTTAGGTGTTGGTTCAGTCCTTATTTGTGCTCTGTTTTTGGGTCACGGTATGGTGGCGGCAGATGAGGAGCAGCCTGTGGCAAATGCAGTAGAGATTCCGGTCGCTGCATCGCCAGTAAATCAGGATTTGACAACGGTCAGGGAGGCTGCTAATACGGAAGTAGGCACGTTTCTGGCTGAGAAAGTGACAGATCTTGGGAATAATCCAAATTTGTCAGATGAGGAGCTTGCAGCAGCTAAGGAGGAAGTCAATCAAACAGCTGCGAAGGCTCAGAATGAAATTGCTGCAGCTGAGGATAAAGAAAGGATTGATCAAGCTAAGGAAGATGGATTGGCAGACATCAACTCTATCAATCCAGTCGGCAAAGATTTACTTCTAGATGAAATCCAAAATGGAAAAGCAGAGTTTGATAAACTTGTAGATAGTAGCGATTTACTGCTTGAGGAGCAAAAGAAAAGCTTCCAAGAGTCTGTAAGGAAGAAGGCAGCAGAAGCAGAAGATGCAATTCAGAAATTAGATGTTAATGCAGCAACAGCAGAGCAGGCGGAAGTGATTCAAGAGCAGGCAGTAACCGAGGAAGATAAGTTTTTCAAATTTATAGCAAGTTCAACCGTAGATTTCACTCTGGCTTCCAAGTTAGCTGACTTGGAAGCAAATCCCAATCTTTCAGAAGCAGAAAAGAAAGCAGTTAGAGGTGAGATAGAGCAGGTGGTAGAAACAGCCAAGAAGGCTATTGAAGGAGCAGATTCTCAGGAAGTCTATGACCGGGCAAAAGAAACAGCCATAGCCCACTTAGCCAAGATTCACCCTATTGGCAAAGAGCAGTTCTTAAAAGAAATTCAGGAAGAAAAAACAGCTACTATCGAGGCTGTTGAGAAGAGTCAAAGTCTTTCTGCTGAGGAAAAAGCTGCAGCGAAAAAGAAAATTGAAGATGCAGCAGCCATAGCTCAAAAAGCAATTGCAGCTTATAATGCCTGGGTTGAAAGTCCTGATGATGCCGAAAAAATTCAAGAACAGGTAGCGGCAGAGAAGCAAGGTTTGCTAAAAGTTACGACTGGGCTGAAACTAGATCTTGCTCTGTCTGATAAGCTAGCAGACTTACGGAGCAACCCGAATCTGTCAGATGCAGAACGGGCTACGGCTAAAGCTGAAGCGGAAGCAACTCTAGCAGATGCGAAAACGGCGCTTGAAAAGGCTGATACCGAAGAGGAACTAGAGAGAATTGAGGAAGCTGGCATTGCTAGCTTGAACACGATTCATCCAGTTGGCAAAGACTTGGTTTTAGATGAGCTTGAAGAAGAAGTCGACAAACAGATTGAAGCAATTGAACATCATCAAACACTTTCAGAACTCGATAAAAAGCAAGCTAAAGAAAAGATTCGAGCAGTATTAAAGACGGTGACAGATGCGATTGCGCAGCTAGATGATAGTGTAGACAGTGCTGAAAAAGCAGAGAAGCTGCAGGAACAGATTGCTGCTGAGCAGACAAAAGCTCTTGAAAATCTAGAAGCGATTGTCAAGAATGCTGCTAAAGCTAAGACAGCTTCTTCTATTCCAAGTGATTCACCACAGGAAGCTAGGCCTGAATTTAGTGGAGGCGTCAGCGATTCTGAGCCGACAACAGTAACAGAGTCAGAGTATGATTTCTCTAACCATGGGGTTGGAACTCATCCTGATACAGCTCCACAGGCGTCTGCACAAGCAGAATTCAGTGGCAATGTTAGTGATTCAGAAGCGGCAACAGTAACACGGCCTGAATTTAGTGGAGGCGTCAATGATTCAGAGACGATAACAGCGACAGAGTCAGAGTATGATTTCTCTAGCCATGGGGTTGGAACTCATCCTGATACAGCTCCGCAGGCGTCTGCACAAGCAGAATTCAGTGGCAATGTTAGTGATTCAGAAGCGGCAACAGTAACACGGCCTGAATTTACAGGAGGCGTCAATGATTCTGATCCAACTATAACAGAAAACAACGCCTATGATGCTGGCGTTCAGCCATCAGTCAGGAGTGCACATCCAGACAGCGCTCCTCAGATGGCGGCTCTTCCGGAATTTACCGGCGGTGTCAATGCTGCTGACGCGGCTGTAGCTGATGCTTTACCTGCTTACCAAGTAACTAGCGGTATTTTGCCAGCAGTTGATGGGGCCAAATCAGTACAAGAGCAGTCTTCATCAGCTAAGGTCACCCAGCTAGCTCAGCTTAAAAACAAGGAAGGTAAGAGTGGTGCGTCAGTCTTGCCGCATACGGGTCAAGCTTCTAATGCTCTTCTCACAGTTGCAGGAGTTATCAGCGCTTTAGGCGCAGCTGGATTGTCATTCCGTAGTAGAAAAAAAGAAGAATAA
- a CDS encoding TetR/AcrR family transcriptional regulator: MALNTRDRILDAFFELADKQPDRSRFTFTEIAKEAGLSRQAIYKRHFNNTTEIIEYIRQDMVKQAFAPNWNSNKAEADLDPFTFLAQTILPAIYEQRQRIKILYTSSVDPLWSDFITASYKDWIEQNLNLDHQKLGIPEDLANQLLAGWISSLIENWITQDDPVPCKQFSKTFLNLVSSPLTSFAAYDSPAGPSNKIVIA; the protein is encoded by the coding sequence ATGGCTCTTAATACACGAGATAGGATTTTGGATGCATTTTTTGAATTAGCAGATAAACAGCCAGACAGGTCGCGTTTTACCTTTACAGAAATCGCTAAAGAAGCCGGCTTGTCCAGACAGGCTATTTACAAACGACACTTTAATAACACTACTGAAATTATCGAATACATTCGCCAAGATATGGTAAAGCAAGCCTTTGCCCCCAACTGGAATAGCAACAAAGCTGAAGCGGACTTAGATCCTTTCACTTTTTTGGCTCAAACGATTCTTCCCGCTATTTATGAGCAACGCCAACGCATTAAAATATTATATACTAGTTCTGTCGATCCCTTGTGGAGCGATTTTATTACTGCCAGTTACAAGGACTGGATCGAGCAGAATTTAAATCTTGACCACCAAAAATTAGGTATTCCTGAAGACCTGGCCAATCAACTGCTGGCCGGCTGGATTAGTTCTCTTATTGAGAATTGGATCACTCAGGATGACCCCGTTCCTTGCAAGCAGTTCTCTAAGACATTTCTCAACCTTGTATCTTCACCCCTAACCAGCTTTGCTGCCTATGATAGTCCAGCTGGTCCTTCAAATAAAATTGTTATCGCATAA
- a CDS encoding TetR/AcrR family transcriptional regulator: MPQDTRDKVVNALIELAEQNPEKSYFTFSEIAKQAGLSRQAIYKKHFSNVEDIIQYIRQTIMTPFLPLYESYEEGNGENPFCFFAQHMIPTLYEHRKWMRVLYTTAIDPFWSDYLSTFFTQWVVQNLEIDSKKLGIPKEMATEIVVRWINSLIEIWIIKEEPMPAEDFAKLFLNVISTPMDQFITPHSES; encoded by the coding sequence ATGCCCCAAGATACTCGAGACAAAGTCGTCAATGCCTTAATTGAGCTGGCAGAGCAAAATCCTGAAAAGTCTTATTTTACTTTTTCAGAGATTGCAAAACAAGCTGGTCTATCGCGCCAGGCTATCTATAAAAAGCATTTTAGTAATGTTGAAGACATTATCCAATACATCCGCCAGACAATTATGACTCCGTTTTTGCCCCTGTATGAAAGCTACGAAGAAGGAAATGGAGAAAACCCATTCTGCTTCTTTGCCCAACATATGATTCCTACCCTTTATGAACATAGGAAATGGATGAGGGTGCTCTATACTACAGCTATCGATCCTTTCTGGAGTGACTATCTATCTACCTTCTTCACTCAGTGGGTCGTGCAAAATTTAGAAATTGACTCTAAAAAATTGGGAATTCCAAAAGAAATGGCTACGGAAATTGTTGTTAGATGGATTAACTCCCTCATTGAAATTTGGATTATCAAAGAAGAACCTATGCCTGCAGAGGATTTCGCCAAGCTCTTCCTGAATGTGATTTCAACCCCTATGGATCAGTTTATAACACCTCACAGTGAATCCTAA
- a CDS encoding DUF6287 domain-containing protein, with product MIYLTVRKRRKMKKKALPFLLAGAALLAMTACSRGSATNQSETPTSSTGSVTSSVEQASSQSTAAASSVASSASSESASTEKNKEKKEAMDISALANGNYASVKGTWQDASGNQLVFDDKGLVSSVYELYGASLTDYGTAAGGVYGGESGGFLIEFLPKGVKVADKENFTDNSDVGQDRIWTGVGLNSFDEQGSFYYRVD from the coding sequence ATGATTTATCTTACCGTGAGAAAGAGGAGAAAAATGAAGAAAAAAGCTTTACCTTTTTTACTAGCAGGAGCTGCTTTATTAGCTATGACAGCTTGCTCAAGGGGCAGTGCTACGAATCAATCAGAGACGCCTACTAGCAGTACGGGCTCGGTAACAAGTTCTGTGGAGCAGGCATCCAGTCAATCAACTGCAGCAGCATCTTCAGTGGCTAGCAGCGCTAGCTCAGAGAGTGCGAGCACAGAAAAAAACAAGGAAAAGAAGGAAGCGATGGACATTTCAGCACTTGCAAATGGTAATTATGCTAGCGTTAAAGGAACCTGGCAGGATGCTTCTGGCAACCAGCTTGTTTTTGATGACAAGGGCTTGGTTTCAAGTGTTTATGAATTGTACGGAGCTTCTCTGACAGACTATGGTACTGCTGCTGGCGGTGTCTACGGCGGAGAAAGCGGAGGTTTTCTGATTGAGTTTCTTCCCAAGGGAGTTAAGGTCGCAGACAAGGAAAACTTTACAGATAATTCAGATGTTGGTCAAGACAGAATCTGGACAGGAGTTGGCCTGAATAGCTTTGACGAACAAGGTAGCTTCTATTATCGAGTAGATTAA
- a CDS encoding heavy-metal-associated domain-containing protein yields the protein MKQTIRLENLSCQNCVKHVTQHFLSMEGVSDVVVDLEKQTAQVTTDKPYGASDYEATLAKTIYRVLDVAEAE from the coding sequence ATGAAACAAACAATTCGGTTAGAAAATTTATCTTGTCAAAATTGTGTCAAACACGTCACCCAGCACTTCCTATCTATGGAGGGAGTGTCAGATGTGGTTGTGGACTTAGAAAAGCAGACAGCCCAAGTCACGACTGATAAGCCTTATGGTGCATCTGATTATGAAGCGACTCTGGCAAAAACAATCTACAGGGTTCTGGATGTGGCAGAAGCTGAGTAA